A window of Cryptomeria japonica chromosome 3, Sugi_1.0, whole genome shotgun sequence contains these coding sequences:
- the LOC131074380 gene encoding nucleobase-ascorbate transporter 2: MAAPKLEDISHPPTEQLQGLDYCIDSNPPWAEAVILAFQHYILMLGTTVMIPTLLVPLMGGSNYDKARVIQTLLFVSGLNTLLQSLFGTRLPTVVGGSFSFVIPILSIITDPSLQDIEEPQRFEHTMRAIQGALISASSLQIILGYSQLWGICSRFFSPLGMAPVICLVGLGLFGRGFPQVAKCVEIGLPALIVFIAFALYLRYMRVKDLLVFERFGVLLCVALFWAYAHLLTASGAYKHSSDLTKVHCRTDQSHLLSSTPWVKFPYPLQWGAPTFNAGHTFGMMAPVLVSMIESTAAYLAASRLASATPPPAYVLSRGIGWQGIGILLDGLFGTGTGSTVSVENVGLLGVTRVGSRRVVQISAGFMIFFSILGKFGALFASIPFPIFAALYCVLFGLVAAIGLSFLQFTNMNSLRNLFITGVSLFLGLSISQYFNEFDTAQKAKLAISQGLMVSSSKVPYPFHGPVHTGARWFNDFLNTVFTSAPTIALIIAVFLDNTLQVHRAKKDRGMPWWVKFRTFKGDSRNEEFYTLPFNLNTFFPPT, translated from the exons ATGGCAGCCCCAAAACTTGAAGACATCAGCCATCCTCCAACAGAGCAACTGCAAGGGCTTGATTACTGTATCGATTCCAACCCACCATGGG CGGAGGCTGTTATCCTGGCATTCCAGCATTACATTCTTATGCTAGGAACTACTGTGATGATTCCCACTCTTCTGGTTCCTTTGATGGGTGGCAGTAAT TATGATAAAGCACGGGTAATACAGACATTATTATTTGTTTCTGGCCTGAACACACTACTACAGTCATTGTTTGGAACTCGTTTGCCTACAGTTGTTGGTGGGTCATTTTCTTTTGTGATACCTATACTGTCAATAATCACAGATCCATCGTTACAGGACATTGAGGAACCACAG AGGTTTGAACATACCATGCGTGCAATCCAAGGGGCTTTGATCTCGGCATCAAGCTTGCAAATTATCCTTGGTTATAGCCAACTTTGGGGCATCTGTTCCAG GTTTTTCAGCCCCCTTGGTATGGCTCCTGTTATTTGCTTGGTTGGCCTTGGCCTATTTGGGCGGGGTTTTCCACAG GTTGCCAAGTGTGTGGAAATTGGTCTACCAGCACTTATTGTATTCATCGCCTTCGCTCTG TATTTGAGGTATATGCGTGTAAAAGATCTGCTAGTTTTTGAACGTTTTGGAGTGCTTTTATGTGTGGCCCTTTTTTGGGCATATGCACATCTATTGACTGCGAGTGGAGCTTACAAGCACAGTTCTGATTTAACAAAAGTCCATTGCCGTACTGATCAATCGCACCTATTATCATCCACTCCCTG GGTGAAATTTCCCTACCCACTTCAATGGGGAGCCCCTACCTTTAATGCTGGCCATACATTTGGAATGATGGCTCCAGTTTTAGTTTCCATGATTGAG TCAACTGCAGCATACTTGGCTGCATCCAGGCTTGCTAGTGCGACACCTCCTCCAGCATATGTTCTTAGTCGTGGCATTGGTTGGCAG ggcattgGGATACTCCTGGATGGTCTTTTTGGAACAGGAACTGGTTCAACAGTTTCAGT TGAGAATGTTGGACTTCTTGGGGTAACTCGAGTTGGTAGCCGCCGTGTGGTGCAGATTTCTGCAGGGTTCATGATATTCTTTTCAATCTTAG GAAAATTTGGAGCCCTCTTTGCATCAATACCTTTCCCAATTTTTGCAGCATTGTATTGTGTTCTATTTGGGCTAGTTG CGGCAATTGGTCTTTCCTTTTTACAGTTCACAAACATGAACTCTCTGCGCAACCTGTTCATTACTGGAGTTTCTTTGTTCCTTGGACTGTCCATCTCTCAGTACTTTAATGAATTTGATACGGCACAAAAAGCCAAGTTGGCTATTTCTCAAGGCCTGATGGTATCTTCTTCTAAAGTTCCTTATCCTTTCCATGGACCTGTTCATACAGGGGCTAGATGG TTCAATGATTTTCTAAACACAGTTTTCACTTCAGCACCGACCATTGCACTAATAATTGCAGTATTCCTAGACAATACACTACAAGTTCACAGAGCAAAGAAGGATAGAGGAATGCCTTGGTGGGTTAAATTCCGAACATTCAAAGGGGATAGCCGTAATGAGGAGTTCTACACACTTCCATTCAATCTCAATACGTTCTTCCCTCCTACATGA